From a single Meles meles chromosome 21, mMelMel3.1 paternal haplotype, whole genome shotgun sequence genomic region:
- the MLXIPL gene encoding carbohydrate-responsive element-binding protein isoform X4 gives MAGALAGLAAGLHGPRVVPSQDSDSDTDSEDPSTRRSAGGLLRSQVIHSGHFMVSSPHSDSLTRRRDQEGPTGPADFGPRSIDPTLTRLFECMSLAYSGQLVSPKWKNFKGLKLLCRDKIRLNNAIWRAWYIQYVERRKSPVCGFVTPLQGPEADEHRKPEAVVLEGNYWKRRIEVVMREYHKWRIYYKKRLRKSSREGDLLTPKQAEGGWQPPERWCEQLFSSVVPVLLGGPEEEPGGRQLLDLDCFLSDISDTLFTMTQPSSAPLQLLPEDAYVGNADMIQPDLTPLQPSLDDFMEISDFFTSYRPPPTPTPAHFPEPPSFGPMADPFFGSGILGSEVPPASSGVTHLSGHNRLQARSSCPGPPDSRAFLNSDFVLPEDPKPKLPPLPVPPPLLQYPALAKGPGLEPRPPPTFPPMAPAPALLQEEPHFSPRFPFSTVPPAPGVSTLPAPTAFPSTPQPGPGPAPAPFPIDLLPSGYLEPPFGPHFPVPQGMRPRGRSPTPSPRGRKPSPPTLAPATANPTAMAGGSNPCLTQLLTAAKPEQTLEPPLVSSTLLRSSGSPETAPEFPCTFLPPTPAPTPPRPPPGPATLAPPRPLIVPKAERLSPPAHSGKEGLQGWGDARGWRKGKEERGTTSEARTRGTGQWDPLRCVGLSVGVSVPATGGERRLSGDLSSTRGPGTLSVCVSPPQPILSRGRPDNDKTESRRITHISAEQKRRFNIKLGFDTLHGLVSTLSAQPSLKCLSGPQRGATAST, from the exons ATGGCCGGGGCGTTGGCCGGTCTGGCCGCGGGCTTGCACGGCCCGCGGGTCGTCCCCAGCCAAGACTCGGACTCAGACACGGACTCGGAGGACCCGAGTACTCGGCGCAGCGCGGGCGGGCTGCTCCGCTCGCAGGTCATCCACAGCGGTCACTTCATGGTGTCGTCGCCGCACAGCGACTCGCTGACCCGGCGGCGCGACCAGGAGGGGCCCACGGGGCCCGCAGACTTCGGGCCGCGCAGCATCGACCCCACACTCACCCGCCTCTTCGAGTGCATGAGCCTGGCCTACAG CGGCCAGCTGGTATCTCCCAAGTGGAAGAATTTCAAAGGCCTCAAGCTGCTCTGCCGGGACAAGATCCGCCTCAACAACGCCATCTGGAGGGCCTGGTACATCCAGT ATGTGGAGCGGAGGAAGAGCCCCGTGTGTGGCTTCGTGACCCCCCTGCAGGGGCCTGAGGCTGATGAGCACCGGAAACCGGAG GCCGTCGTGCTGGAAGGCAATTACTGGAAGCGGCGCATCGAGGTGGTGATGCGCGAGTACCACAAGTGGCGCATCTACTACAAGAAGCGG CTCCGTAAATCCAGCAGGGAAGGGGATCTCCTGACCCCAAAGCAG GCCGAAGGGGGTTGGCAGCCACCAGAGAGATGGTGCGAGCAGCTCTTCTCCAGCGTGGTGCCCGTGCTGCTTGGGGGCCCAGAGGAGGAGCCCGGCGGGCGGCAGCTGCTCGACCTGGATTGTTTTTTGTCCGACATCTCCGACACGCTCTTCACCATGACGCAGCCCAGCTCCGCGCCCCTGCAGCTGCTCCCTGAGGACG CCTACGTGGGCAATGCTGACATGATCCAGCCAGACCTGACGCCTCTGCAGCCCAGCCTGGACGACTTTATGGAGATCTCAG ATTTCTTCACCAGCTACCGCCCCCCACCGACGCCCACGCCTGCACACTTCCCGGAGCCCCCCAGCTTTGGTCCCATGGCTGACCCTTTCTTCGGCAGTGGGATCTTGGGCTCCGAGGTGCCCCCTGCCTCGTCCGGCGTGACCCACCTCTCAGGGCATAACCGCCTGCAG GCCCGGAGCAGCTGCCCTGGCCCCCCGGATTCCAGGGCCTTCCTGAACTCCGACTTCGTCCTTCCTGAAGACCCCAAgcccaagctcccacccctgccagtccccccacccctgctccaatACCCTGCCCTCGCCAAGGGGCCTGGCCTGGAGCCGCGTCcgccccccaccttccctcccatGGCTCCGGCCCCTGCTTTGCTGCAGGAGGAGCCTCACTTCTCTCCCAGATTCCCCTTCTCCACTGTCCCTCCCGCCCCAGGAGTGTCCACATTGCCTGCTCCCACTGCCTTCCCATCCACCCCACAGCCAGGTCCaggcccggcccctgcccccttTCCCATAGACCTTCTGCCCTCGGGGTATCTGGAGCCCCCTtttgggccccacttcccagtgCCCCAAGGTATGCGGCCCAGAGGCAggtcccccaccccatcccctagAGGGCGGAAGCCCAGCCCCCCGACCTTGGCCCCCGCCACTGCCAACCCCACTGCCATGGCCGGGGGCAGCAACCCCTGCCTCACGCAGCTGCTCACAGCAG CTAAGCCCGAGCAGACCCTGGAACCACCGCTTGTGTCCAGCACCCTCCTCCGGTCCTCAGGGTCCCCG GAGACGGCCCCTGAATTTCCCTGCACCTTCCTACCCCCGACCCCGGCCCCCACACCGCCCCGGCCACCTCCAGGCCCGGCCACACTggcccctcccaggcccctgatTGTCCCCAAAGCGGAGCGGCTCTCGCCCCCGGCACACAGCGGTAAAGAGGGCTTGCAGGGCTGGGGGGATGCCCGgggatggagaaaggggaaggaagaaagggggacGACATCTGAGGCCAGGACGAGAGGGACAGGGCAATGGGACCCTCTCCGCTGTGTCGGTCTGTCTGTGGGTGTGTCTGTCCCTGCCACAGGTGGtgagcggcggctgtctggggaCCTCAGCTCCACACGGGGCCCGGGGACTCTGAGTGTCTGCGTCTCTCCCCCTCAACCCATCCTAAGCCGGGGCCGTCCAGACAACGACAAG ACCGAGAGCCGGCGCATCACCCACATCTCTGCGGAGCAGAAACGGCGCTTCAACATCAAGCTGGGGTTTGACACCCTGCATGGGCTGGTGAGCACCCTCAGTGCCCAGCCCAGCCTCAAG tGCCTCAGTGGGCCCCAGAGGGGGGCTACCGCCAGCACCTGA
- the MLXIPL gene encoding carbohydrate-responsive element-binding protein isoform X2, protein MAGALAGLAAGLHGPRVVPSQDSDSDTDSEDPSTRRSAGGLLRSQVIHSGHFMVSSPHSDSLTRRRDQEGPTGPADFGPRSIDPTLTRLFECMSLAYSGQLVSPKWKNFKGLKLLCRDKIRLNNAIWRAWYIQYVERRKSPVCGFVTPLQGPEADEHRKPEAVVLEGNYWKRRIEVVMREYHKWRIYYKKRLRKSSREGDLLTPKQAEGGWQPPERWCEQLFSSVVPVLLGGPEEEPGGRQLLDLDCFLSDISDTLFTMTQPSSAPLQLLPEDAYVGNADMIQPDLTPLQPSLDDFMEISDFFTSYRPPPTPTPAHFPEPPSFGPMADPFFGSGILGSEVPPASSGVTHLSGHNRLQARSSCPGPPDSRAFLNSDFVLPEDPKPKLPPLPVPPPLLQYPALAKGPGLEPRPPPTFPPMAPAPALLQEEPHFSPRFPFSTVPPAPGVSTLPAPTAFPSTPQPGPGPAPAPFPIDLLPSGYLEPPFGPHFPVPQGMRPRGRSPTPSPRGRKPSPPTLAPATANPTAMAGGSNPCLTQLLTAAKPEQTLEPPLVSSTLLRSSGSPETAPEFPCTFLPPTPAPTPPRPPPGPATLAPPRPLIVPKAERLSPPAHSGGERRLSGDLSSTRGPGTLSVCVSPPQPILSRGRPDNDKTESRRITHISAEQKRRFNIKLGFDTLHGLVSTLSAQPSLKVSKATTLQKTAEYIAMLQQERAAMQEEAQQLRDQIEELNAAINLCQQQLPATGVPITHQRFDQMREMFDDYVRTRTLHNWKFWVFSILIRPLFESFNGMVSTASLQSLRQTSLAWLDQYCSLPALRPTVLNSLRQLSTSTSILTDPGCIPEQATRAVTEGTLGKPL, encoded by the exons ATGGCCGGGGCGTTGGCCGGTCTGGCCGCGGGCTTGCACGGCCCGCGGGTCGTCCCCAGCCAAGACTCGGACTCAGACACGGACTCGGAGGACCCGAGTACTCGGCGCAGCGCGGGCGGGCTGCTCCGCTCGCAGGTCATCCACAGCGGTCACTTCATGGTGTCGTCGCCGCACAGCGACTCGCTGACCCGGCGGCGCGACCAGGAGGGGCCCACGGGGCCCGCAGACTTCGGGCCGCGCAGCATCGACCCCACACTCACCCGCCTCTTCGAGTGCATGAGCCTGGCCTACAG CGGCCAGCTGGTATCTCCCAAGTGGAAGAATTTCAAAGGCCTCAAGCTGCTCTGCCGGGACAAGATCCGCCTCAACAACGCCATCTGGAGGGCCTGGTACATCCAGT ATGTGGAGCGGAGGAAGAGCCCCGTGTGTGGCTTCGTGACCCCCCTGCAGGGGCCTGAGGCTGATGAGCACCGGAAACCGGAG GCCGTCGTGCTGGAAGGCAATTACTGGAAGCGGCGCATCGAGGTGGTGATGCGCGAGTACCACAAGTGGCGCATCTACTACAAGAAGCGG CTCCGTAAATCCAGCAGGGAAGGGGATCTCCTGACCCCAAAGCAG GCCGAAGGGGGTTGGCAGCCACCAGAGAGATGGTGCGAGCAGCTCTTCTCCAGCGTGGTGCCCGTGCTGCTTGGGGGCCCAGAGGAGGAGCCCGGCGGGCGGCAGCTGCTCGACCTGGATTGTTTTTTGTCCGACATCTCCGACACGCTCTTCACCATGACGCAGCCCAGCTCCGCGCCCCTGCAGCTGCTCCCTGAGGACG CCTACGTGGGCAATGCTGACATGATCCAGCCAGACCTGACGCCTCTGCAGCCCAGCCTGGACGACTTTATGGAGATCTCAG ATTTCTTCACCAGCTACCGCCCCCCACCGACGCCCACGCCTGCACACTTCCCGGAGCCCCCCAGCTTTGGTCCCATGGCTGACCCTTTCTTCGGCAGTGGGATCTTGGGCTCCGAGGTGCCCCCTGCCTCGTCCGGCGTGACCCACCTCTCAGGGCATAACCGCCTGCAG GCCCGGAGCAGCTGCCCTGGCCCCCCGGATTCCAGGGCCTTCCTGAACTCCGACTTCGTCCTTCCTGAAGACCCCAAgcccaagctcccacccctgccagtccccccacccctgctccaatACCCTGCCCTCGCCAAGGGGCCTGGCCTGGAGCCGCGTCcgccccccaccttccctcccatGGCTCCGGCCCCTGCTTTGCTGCAGGAGGAGCCTCACTTCTCTCCCAGATTCCCCTTCTCCACTGTCCCTCCCGCCCCAGGAGTGTCCACATTGCCTGCTCCCACTGCCTTCCCATCCACCCCACAGCCAGGTCCaggcccggcccctgcccccttTCCCATAGACCTTCTGCCCTCGGGGTATCTGGAGCCCCCTtttgggccccacttcccagtgCCCCAAGGTATGCGGCCCAGAGGCAggtcccccaccccatcccctagAGGGCGGAAGCCCAGCCCCCCGACCTTGGCCCCCGCCACTGCCAACCCCACTGCCATGGCCGGGGGCAGCAACCCCTGCCTCACGCAGCTGCTCACAGCAG CTAAGCCCGAGCAGACCCTGGAACCACCGCTTGTGTCCAGCACCCTCCTCCGGTCCTCAGGGTCCCCG GAGACGGCCCCTGAATTTCCCTGCACCTTCCTACCCCCGACCCCGGCCCCCACACCGCCCCGGCCACCTCCAGGCCCGGCCACACTggcccctcccaggcccctgatTGTCCCCAAAGCGGAGCGGCTCTCGCCCCCGGCACACAGCG GTGGtgagcggcggctgtctggggaCCTCAGCTCCACACGGGGCCCGGGGACTCTGAGTGTCTGCGTCTCTCCCCCTCAACCCATCCTAAGCCGGGGCCGTCCAGACAACGACAAG ACCGAGAGCCGGCGCATCACCCACATCTCTGCGGAGCAGAAACGGCGCTTCAACATCAAGCTGGGGTTTGACACCCTGCATGGGCTGGTGAGCACCCTCAGTGCCCAGCCCAGCCTCAAG GTGAGCAAGGCGACCACGCTGCAGAAGACGGCCGAGTACATCGCCATGCTCCAGCAGGAGCGGGCAGCCATGCAGGAGGAGGCGCAGCAGCTACGGGACCAGATAGAGGAGCTCAACGCCGCCATCAA CCTGTGCCAGCAGCAGCTGCCTGCTACCGGGGTGCCCATCACACACCAGCGTTTCGACCAGATGCGAGAAATGTTTGATGACTACGTTCGCACCCGGACGCTGCATAACTGGAAGTTTTGGGTG TTCAGCATCCTCATTCGGCCTCTGTTCGAGTCCTTCAATGGGATGGTGTCCACAGCAAGCTTACAGAGCCTCCGCCAGACCTCACTGGCTTGGCTGGACCAGTACTGCTCCCTGCCCGCTCTCCGGCCAA CTGTCTTGAACTCTCTCCGCCAGCTGAGCACATCTACTAGTATCCTGACGGACCCAGGCTGTATACCCGAGCAAGCCACGCGGGCAGTCACAGAGGG
- the MLXIPL gene encoding carbohydrate-responsive element-binding protein isoform X1 yields MAGALAGLAAGLHGPRVVPSQDSDSDTDSEDPSTRRSAGGLLRSQVIHSGHFMVSSPHSDSLTRRRDQEGPTGPADFGPRSIDPTLTRLFECMSLAYSGQLVSPKWKNFKGLKLLCRDKIRLNNAIWRAWYIQYVERRKSPVCGFVTPLQGPEADEHRKPEAVVLEGNYWKRRIEVVMREYHKWRIYYKKRLRKSSREGDLLTPKQAEGGWQPPERWCEQLFSSVVPVLLGGPEEEPGGRQLLDLDCFLSDISDTLFTMTQPSSAPLQLLPEDAYVGNADMIQPDLTPLQPSLDDFMEISDFFTSYRPPPTPTPAHFPEPPSFGPMADPFFGSGILGSEVPPASSGVTHLSGHNRLQARSSCPGPPDSRAFLNSDFVLPEDPKPKLPPLPVPPPLLQYPALAKGPGLEPRPPPTFPPMAPAPALLQEEPHFSPRFPFSTVPPAPGVSTLPAPTAFPSTPQPGPGPAPAPFPIDLLPSGYLEPPFGPHFPVPQGMRPRGRSPTPSPRGRKPSPPTLAPATANPTAMAGGSNPCLTQLLTAAKPEQTLEPPLVSSTLLRSSGSPETAPEFPCTFLPPTPAPTPPRPPPGPATLAPPRPLIVPKAERLSPPAHSGKEGLQGWGDARGWRKGKEERGTTSEARTRGTGQWDPLRCVGLSVGVSVPATGGERRLSGDLSSTRGPGTLSVCVSPPQPILSRGRPDNDKTESRRITHISAEQKRRFNIKLGFDTLHGLVSTLSAQPSLKVSKATTLQKTAEYIAMLQQERAAMQEEAQQLRDQIEELNAAINLCQQQLPATGVPITHQRFDQMREMFDDYVRTRTLHNWKFWVFSILIRPLFESFNGMVSTASLQSLRQTSLAWLDQYCSLPALRPTVLNSLRQLSTSTSILTDPGCIPEQATRAVTEGTLGKPL; encoded by the exons ATGGCCGGGGCGTTGGCCGGTCTGGCCGCGGGCTTGCACGGCCCGCGGGTCGTCCCCAGCCAAGACTCGGACTCAGACACGGACTCGGAGGACCCGAGTACTCGGCGCAGCGCGGGCGGGCTGCTCCGCTCGCAGGTCATCCACAGCGGTCACTTCATGGTGTCGTCGCCGCACAGCGACTCGCTGACCCGGCGGCGCGACCAGGAGGGGCCCACGGGGCCCGCAGACTTCGGGCCGCGCAGCATCGACCCCACACTCACCCGCCTCTTCGAGTGCATGAGCCTGGCCTACAG CGGCCAGCTGGTATCTCCCAAGTGGAAGAATTTCAAAGGCCTCAAGCTGCTCTGCCGGGACAAGATCCGCCTCAACAACGCCATCTGGAGGGCCTGGTACATCCAGT ATGTGGAGCGGAGGAAGAGCCCCGTGTGTGGCTTCGTGACCCCCCTGCAGGGGCCTGAGGCTGATGAGCACCGGAAACCGGAG GCCGTCGTGCTGGAAGGCAATTACTGGAAGCGGCGCATCGAGGTGGTGATGCGCGAGTACCACAAGTGGCGCATCTACTACAAGAAGCGG CTCCGTAAATCCAGCAGGGAAGGGGATCTCCTGACCCCAAAGCAG GCCGAAGGGGGTTGGCAGCCACCAGAGAGATGGTGCGAGCAGCTCTTCTCCAGCGTGGTGCCCGTGCTGCTTGGGGGCCCAGAGGAGGAGCCCGGCGGGCGGCAGCTGCTCGACCTGGATTGTTTTTTGTCCGACATCTCCGACACGCTCTTCACCATGACGCAGCCCAGCTCCGCGCCCCTGCAGCTGCTCCCTGAGGACG CCTACGTGGGCAATGCTGACATGATCCAGCCAGACCTGACGCCTCTGCAGCCCAGCCTGGACGACTTTATGGAGATCTCAG ATTTCTTCACCAGCTACCGCCCCCCACCGACGCCCACGCCTGCACACTTCCCGGAGCCCCCCAGCTTTGGTCCCATGGCTGACCCTTTCTTCGGCAGTGGGATCTTGGGCTCCGAGGTGCCCCCTGCCTCGTCCGGCGTGACCCACCTCTCAGGGCATAACCGCCTGCAG GCCCGGAGCAGCTGCCCTGGCCCCCCGGATTCCAGGGCCTTCCTGAACTCCGACTTCGTCCTTCCTGAAGACCCCAAgcccaagctcccacccctgccagtccccccacccctgctccaatACCCTGCCCTCGCCAAGGGGCCTGGCCTGGAGCCGCGTCcgccccccaccttccctcccatGGCTCCGGCCCCTGCTTTGCTGCAGGAGGAGCCTCACTTCTCTCCCAGATTCCCCTTCTCCACTGTCCCTCCCGCCCCAGGAGTGTCCACATTGCCTGCTCCCACTGCCTTCCCATCCACCCCACAGCCAGGTCCaggcccggcccctgcccccttTCCCATAGACCTTCTGCCCTCGGGGTATCTGGAGCCCCCTtttgggccccacttcccagtgCCCCAAGGTATGCGGCCCAGAGGCAggtcccccaccccatcccctagAGGGCGGAAGCCCAGCCCCCCGACCTTGGCCCCCGCCACTGCCAACCCCACTGCCATGGCCGGGGGCAGCAACCCCTGCCTCACGCAGCTGCTCACAGCAG CTAAGCCCGAGCAGACCCTGGAACCACCGCTTGTGTCCAGCACCCTCCTCCGGTCCTCAGGGTCCCCG GAGACGGCCCCTGAATTTCCCTGCACCTTCCTACCCCCGACCCCGGCCCCCACACCGCCCCGGCCACCTCCAGGCCCGGCCACACTggcccctcccaggcccctgatTGTCCCCAAAGCGGAGCGGCTCTCGCCCCCGGCACACAGCGGTAAAGAGGGCTTGCAGGGCTGGGGGGATGCCCGgggatggagaaaggggaaggaagaaagggggacGACATCTGAGGCCAGGACGAGAGGGACAGGGCAATGGGACCCTCTCCGCTGTGTCGGTCTGTCTGTGGGTGTGTCTGTCCCTGCCACAGGTGGtgagcggcggctgtctggggaCCTCAGCTCCACACGGGGCCCGGGGACTCTGAGTGTCTGCGTCTCTCCCCCTCAACCCATCCTAAGCCGGGGCCGTCCAGACAACGACAAG ACCGAGAGCCGGCGCATCACCCACATCTCTGCGGAGCAGAAACGGCGCTTCAACATCAAGCTGGGGTTTGACACCCTGCATGGGCTGGTGAGCACCCTCAGTGCCCAGCCCAGCCTCAAG GTGAGCAAGGCGACCACGCTGCAGAAGACGGCCGAGTACATCGCCATGCTCCAGCAGGAGCGGGCAGCCATGCAGGAGGAGGCGCAGCAGCTACGGGACCAGATAGAGGAGCTCAACGCCGCCATCAA CCTGTGCCAGCAGCAGCTGCCTGCTACCGGGGTGCCCATCACACACCAGCGTTTCGACCAGATGCGAGAAATGTTTGATGACTACGTTCGCACCCGGACGCTGCATAACTGGAAGTTTTGGGTG TTCAGCATCCTCATTCGGCCTCTGTTCGAGTCCTTCAATGGGATGGTGTCCACAGCAAGCTTACAGAGCCTCCGCCAGACCTCACTGGCTTGGCTGGACCAGTACTGCTCCCTGCCCGCTCTCCGGCCAA CTGTCTTGAACTCTCTCCGCCAGCTGAGCACATCTACTAGTATCCTGACGGACCCAGGCTGTATACCCGAGCAAGCCACGCGGGCAGTCACAGAGGG
- the MLXIPL gene encoding carbohydrate-responsive element-binding protein isoform X3, producing MAGALAGLAAGLHGPRVVPSQDSDSDTDSEDPSTRRSAGGLLRSQVIHSGHFMVSSPHSDSLTRRRDQEGPTGPADFGPRSIDPTLTRLFECMSLAYSGQLVSPKWKNFKGLKLLCRDKIRLNNAIWRAWYIQYVERRKSPVCGFVTPLQGPEADEHRKPEAVVLEGNYWKRRIEVVMREYHKWRIYYKKRLRKSSREGDLLTPKQAEGGWQPPERWCEQLFSSVVPVLLGGPEEEPGGRQLLDLDCFLSDISDTLFTMTQPSSAPLQLLPEDAYVGNADMIQPDLTPLQPSLDDFMEISDFFTSYRPPPTPTPAHFPEPPSFGPMADPFFGSGILGSEVPPASSGVTHLSGHNRLQARSSCPGPPDSRAFLNSDFVLPEDPKPKLPPLPVPPPLLQYPALAKGPGLEPRPPPTFPPMAPAPALLQEEPHFSPRFPFSTVPPAPGVSTLPAPTAFPSTPQPGPGPAPAPFPIDLLPSGYLEPPFGPHFPVPQGMRPRGRSPTPSPRGRKPSPPTLAPATANPTAMAGGSNPCLTQLLTAAKPEQTLEPPLVSSTLLRSSGSPETAPEFPCTFLPPTPAPTPPRPPPGPATLAPPRPLIVPKAERLSPPAHSGSPHYLPPKTESRRITHISAEQKRRFNIKLGFDTLHGLVSTLSAQPSLKVSKATTLQKTAEYIAMLQQERAAMQEEAQQLRDQIEELNAAINLCQQQLPATGVPITHQRFDQMREMFDDYVRTRTLHNWKFWVFSILIRPLFESFNGMVSTASLQSLRQTSLAWLDQYCSLPALRPTVLNSLRQLSTSTSILTDPGCIPEQATRAVTEGTLGKPL from the exons ATGGCCGGGGCGTTGGCCGGTCTGGCCGCGGGCTTGCACGGCCCGCGGGTCGTCCCCAGCCAAGACTCGGACTCAGACACGGACTCGGAGGACCCGAGTACTCGGCGCAGCGCGGGCGGGCTGCTCCGCTCGCAGGTCATCCACAGCGGTCACTTCATGGTGTCGTCGCCGCACAGCGACTCGCTGACCCGGCGGCGCGACCAGGAGGGGCCCACGGGGCCCGCAGACTTCGGGCCGCGCAGCATCGACCCCACACTCACCCGCCTCTTCGAGTGCATGAGCCTGGCCTACAG CGGCCAGCTGGTATCTCCCAAGTGGAAGAATTTCAAAGGCCTCAAGCTGCTCTGCCGGGACAAGATCCGCCTCAACAACGCCATCTGGAGGGCCTGGTACATCCAGT ATGTGGAGCGGAGGAAGAGCCCCGTGTGTGGCTTCGTGACCCCCCTGCAGGGGCCTGAGGCTGATGAGCACCGGAAACCGGAG GCCGTCGTGCTGGAAGGCAATTACTGGAAGCGGCGCATCGAGGTGGTGATGCGCGAGTACCACAAGTGGCGCATCTACTACAAGAAGCGG CTCCGTAAATCCAGCAGGGAAGGGGATCTCCTGACCCCAAAGCAG GCCGAAGGGGGTTGGCAGCCACCAGAGAGATGGTGCGAGCAGCTCTTCTCCAGCGTGGTGCCCGTGCTGCTTGGGGGCCCAGAGGAGGAGCCCGGCGGGCGGCAGCTGCTCGACCTGGATTGTTTTTTGTCCGACATCTCCGACACGCTCTTCACCATGACGCAGCCCAGCTCCGCGCCCCTGCAGCTGCTCCCTGAGGACG CCTACGTGGGCAATGCTGACATGATCCAGCCAGACCTGACGCCTCTGCAGCCCAGCCTGGACGACTTTATGGAGATCTCAG ATTTCTTCACCAGCTACCGCCCCCCACCGACGCCCACGCCTGCACACTTCCCGGAGCCCCCCAGCTTTGGTCCCATGGCTGACCCTTTCTTCGGCAGTGGGATCTTGGGCTCCGAGGTGCCCCCTGCCTCGTCCGGCGTGACCCACCTCTCAGGGCATAACCGCCTGCAG GCCCGGAGCAGCTGCCCTGGCCCCCCGGATTCCAGGGCCTTCCTGAACTCCGACTTCGTCCTTCCTGAAGACCCCAAgcccaagctcccacccctgccagtccccccacccctgctccaatACCCTGCCCTCGCCAAGGGGCCTGGCCTGGAGCCGCGTCcgccccccaccttccctcccatGGCTCCGGCCCCTGCTTTGCTGCAGGAGGAGCCTCACTTCTCTCCCAGATTCCCCTTCTCCACTGTCCCTCCCGCCCCAGGAGTGTCCACATTGCCTGCTCCCACTGCCTTCCCATCCACCCCACAGCCAGGTCCaggcccggcccctgcccccttTCCCATAGACCTTCTGCCCTCGGGGTATCTGGAGCCCCCTtttgggccccacttcccagtgCCCCAAGGTATGCGGCCCAGAGGCAggtcccccaccccatcccctagAGGGCGGAAGCCCAGCCCCCCGACCTTGGCCCCCGCCACTGCCAACCCCACTGCCATGGCCGGGGGCAGCAACCCCTGCCTCACGCAGCTGCTCACAGCAG CTAAGCCCGAGCAGACCCTGGAACCACCGCTTGTGTCCAGCACCCTCCTCCGGTCCTCAGGGTCCCCG GAGACGGCCCCTGAATTTCCCTGCACCTTCCTACCCCCGACCCCGGCCCCCACACCGCCCCGGCCACCTCCAGGCCCGGCCACACTggcccctcccaggcccctgatTGTCCCCAAAGCGGAGCGGCTCTCGCCCCCGGCACACAGCG GCTCACCCCACTATCTGCCCCCCAAGACCGAGAGCCGGCGCATCACCCACATCTCTGCGGAGCAGAAACGGCGCTTCAACATCAAGCTGGGGTTTGACACCCTGCATGGGCTGGTGAGCACCCTCAGTGCCCAGCCCAGCCTCAAG GTGAGCAAGGCGACCACGCTGCAGAAGACGGCCGAGTACATCGCCATGCTCCAGCAGGAGCGGGCAGCCATGCAGGAGGAGGCGCAGCAGCTACGGGACCAGATAGAGGAGCTCAACGCCGCCATCAA CCTGTGCCAGCAGCAGCTGCCTGCTACCGGGGTGCCCATCACACACCAGCGTTTCGACCAGATGCGAGAAATGTTTGATGACTACGTTCGCACCCGGACGCTGCATAACTGGAAGTTTTGGGTG TTCAGCATCCTCATTCGGCCTCTGTTCGAGTCCTTCAATGGGATGGTGTCCACAGCAAGCTTACAGAGCCTCCGCCAGACCTCACTGGCTTGGCTGGACCAGTACTGCTCCCTGCCCGCTCTCCGGCCAA CTGTCTTGAACTCTCTCCGCCAGCTGAGCACATCTACTAGTATCCTGACGGACCCAGGCTGTATACCCGAGCAAGCCACGCGGGCAGTCACAGAGGG